A region of the Lachancea thermotolerans CBS 6340 chromosome E complete sequence genome:
ACTATGTGCTATCAAAGGGAAGTCATCCATTTGGAGACAAGTATTCGAGAGATAGTAACATACTCAAAGAGTCATGGTGTCTTGATGATATCAATAAGTCCTTGAAAGATAGGTGCTCTGTTATAGAAGCGAAAGATCTCATAAGACAGATGATATCAAACAACCCTAGCCAGAGACCGGCTGCTTCCCAGGTTATAAAACATCCACTTTTCTGGCCAATatccaaaaagctcgaaTTTCTCCTGAAAGTCAGCGATCGGTTCGAAGTTGAAAGGCGTGTGCCACCGAGCCCTTTACTCTTAAAACTCGAGGAAGCTTCTCCGCGGGTAATACCCAATCGAGATTGGACTGTAAAGTTTGATGGGGTTTTTATGGAAAACCTAGGGAAGTACAGGAAGTACAGCGGTGAAAAGCTAATGGATTTGCTGAGAGCATTCAGAAACAAATATCACCATTTTATGGACCTTCCGCCAGAGCTCGCTGAGGTTATGGGCCCAATACCAGATGGGTTTTTTCTTTACTTTGCCAGGCGGTTTCCAAATCTGCTTCTGGAGATTTACTTTGTAGTACAAAGGAATTTGAAGCATGATCAAATTTTGGGGGACTATCTTTGAGGGTCAATTAAACAAGCAACATACAGCATCACAGCATTAGCATTTCGGAATTCATTAGCATTAACTAAATAGGTAATCAAAAAATATATTAACTCAAAAGAGACAAACTTTTTACTCGCCATTATATTCGTCATCAGATTTGCAATCATCAGAACTCCCGCTAGACATACTGTGATCCTCTGGAAGAACGAAGCTTACCATTCTACTGCTCCTTTCCGGATCAGAAGGTCTCTCTGAACAACCTCTTTCCTCAAGtcttttccttttcctGTTGCTCAAACTTAGATGCTCCTCAGTATTGTCGGTTTTTTCTCCTGGGAGATGCAGATCTGAGAGCTGATTGCCATCAATGATATCTGTTGACTCTGCCGCTTGAGGATTACCGTCGGAATGTGTCGAGGCACCGGTATGGAGAATATTGGAAGTttcctcatcatcttcgCTCGCCTCATTTTTCGTAATGTCTTGTTCACTTTCCTCTCTTGTCGCTAGGAAGTCCTTTATGAGTGATGTAAATTTACCAACCGCGTTTCTGGTGGCTGAATCAATGTCATCATTGTCCAAAATGTCTTCCAGGATGTCATGAGCCTCTCTCCACTTTGAAACGttgtcatcttcgaagttGAACCTACCAATGTTAGTAAgaatcattttcttcaggtCTTTTCTCTCAAGCTTGTAATACACTTTGAGTACACTGAGTAAGAAATCGAGCTGAGTATCCTCTTTTTGGTCGAGCTCAGAACTCTTGTTCACTAGTTTCGTGGAATCTGTCCATTCAATCAACTCTTGAAAGATAACACTGGGCTTCAACATAGAGGAAGCAGGAAGTGATTCATCTTCATTCGTTTGAATATCATCCCACAGCACAGATAACCTTAGAAGCACATCTCCCGCAACGCGAACCATTCTTCTCTGGTGGCGCACATGAGAGAAGCAGTATACGGGGAGACAAAATGCAAAGGCTTGAACTAATGCTTCGTTCTTTGAGTTCGCAGGAGAGAAATATGATAGAACAAGTGTTTCGAATAAATCGTCATCCATGAAGACGTCCcccaagaaaagcttgcatAATCCCTCTGCCACTGTCGCTTGACAATTTGGAAGTTCGCAATTTTTAAGAGTTTTGTAGAAGATCTTGTGTAGAGATATTGAATCCACTTTACCCTCTCCGTCTACCACCTTAGTGCCATGTATAGAGAAAATATCTACAATGACCTTCAATGCtgtgtttttcaaacttgCGTCACCTTTCGAAACACACATACCTAACAAGTAGAGGCTTTCTGCAGCCAGATCAACATCCAAAAGACAGCAAAGACCTAGCGTCCGCACTCCAAGCTCTCTAACTTCTGGTTGGGTATTTCTAACAGCTGGTGTTATGAGGGTATCAATTAAAGTGGTTATCATAATGTTCTCATTTAGCGGACTATTCACTAATTCCAGCATGTACTGAGACATAGTCAAACATGCTAACAATGCTTCAGGACTCACCTCCTTTTCCTGAACTAATAGCTGAGAGTTCCCTTCAGGAGTCTCATTTCCGTTCACTAGATCATCAACGGCCGAATGGAATGATTCAACAtcatcctcatcttcatcagtGCCattgaaatttgttgaCGGCATCTTCTTTGcctcttcagcttcttgtttctcGATGTCCTCATCACGTATGTCCGTAATTATCTCCACAGTCATGGTTATAAAGTCTCGCTCATTAATTGAAAGAACTTCGAGCACCTTCAAGCAAATCTCAACTTGACTTGGCTTCAATTTATGACTCGCCAAGGTATTTCTAATAACGATTAACATGGCGCGTCTTCCAATTTCATCACTGTAATCGAAGTTAAATGCCACCGAAAGTAATTGCTGAATGATAAAGTCCAGACACTCTTCATCAATAGCAGAAAGCCCGCTCTGAACAAATCTCAAGTCGATATACTTCTGTATTATttctgaaagctttgaagcttccgGGAAGTTTGAGTCTATTACGTCGTCGAGATGATTCTTGGTGCAGTGAAAGTGAAATgctttgatcaaaaacgatGTTTCTGCGGTTAGGTTTCCCCAGACGTTTTCTGGCAGTTTGATTTTGGTGACTGTATCGTTTCTGTATTTGAATATAGCATCCATGGCTTTCTCACAAACTTTGCTTGTTGTGACATTTAGCCTTGTTAGCAATTTTATAATATCCCCGTCCATTAGATTGAGCCAGTCAAATGACACTAGCCTTGCGCAGGCAACTCGTACTGTTTCTTCGCGATCTTCCAGCCCCCAACTTATCAATTTATCGAGCGACTCGGTGTTCAGCTCCTCAAAGACTGATGACCCCATACCTCGTAAAACACGGGAATAAACAAGTCGCCTGTTGATTGGGTTTACGTCCCTGGCGCGCTCCATAATCAGTTTTTTGGTATTAGGTGTGTTAACGAGGTTGAGCATAGCAGCCCGTCGTACTTCCGCACTTGGGTCGTTCTGAATCGCGTGCATCAACTTCGAGGTCGCATCATCAACTGCTTCTGACACGCTTTCATCATCTTGGAACTTAGTCAAGCAGAAAATTGACTGAATTCTGACAAATGATTCCTTGTCGTACACACGCTTTTGAAGTGACCACATAAGGAGATTGTAAAGCTCTTCGTCTATTTCGCCGATGTTATCCATGATGACAGCCAAAAGCTGAGTAACTCTGTATCGGGCATTTTTGTCGCGCGACTCGATGCCGCGTAACATATGTCTCACAAACTGGTCCACAAATCGAgcaaagacttcttccCGTTCCTTACGGTCGTACTCGTCATCTGTTGCCTCCAACTCATGTTCGATGCTGGAGATGAAGCCTCCAACGAGTCGAACAATGCGATCGCCTACAGGCTCGGTTCTTTTTAGAGGCAGCACCAAAGTAACCATCTTGTCAAACCAGTAGTTGAACACCTCCTCATATCCTTGTTCGACAGCTTTCGCTTGAATCCGTTTCAAAACCGCTATGTGTCTTCTATGACCCGCATAAGTGGATTGCgcattttgaaagacgtCTGCCACAGCCCGAAAGATTTTGGAATTAGTGGAATGAGATTCCCCAGGATTTTCGAATGTCGGTTCAGTATCTGACGGCATTGTCGAGGGAAGAGCCGCCTGTTTGGCGCCAGAAGCCGTTTGTTTATGTTTCATTTAAAATATAATAAATGATCTAAATGCGACGCTTTCGTATGAGAGCATGTGGTTTAAGATCCCAATTCAGACAGCAGGTGCAAGGACCCAGCCCAATCCAGAGGCATGTATCTATCTTAAAAAGTTCTAATGAGTAGTGTGAACAAGTTAATATCATCAGCAGTCGATGGAGACAGTCCATGGACCTTTAACTATGACAGaaccaagaaaaaaacagaaaagcTTGCCGAAAGCCAAGAACGAAACAAAGCGGCGTCGCAGGGATGAATAAGGTAAAATACTGGTGACATAAGTCCTTCAAAATGAGATTTATGCTGCTTTATCTTTCCTCGTTCTCACATACGAAGCTAGTTGTTGGAGCTTTGCCAGAAAAACAGTATTTGCGTTAGGACTTTAAGTCTCTTGAATTCTACGCGAGCCCTATTCAAAACTTACCAGGTAGTTAGTGGGTACCAAAGAGAAATAAATGCCTCCAGCTGTCGGAAACCCAGCCGTTTTTGCTATACATCAAACACAAGATATATTTCGATATTTTAAAATCCGCCAGTGCGCCCTCCGCTCAGAATCCGTTATGATCACTTATAAAGCCAGGGACAAACTACGAACAGGGCGCGTCAAAGAACCGATAGGACAAGCCGGAGAAACTTAGAGAACATCGCCAACTGATCCCAAACCTATATCGTCAACGACGACATAACCAACTTCACTCCCACTCCTACCCGGAGCCTTGATCAAAGGAGAGAGCAGCTAGGTCTTGAAAGTGTATTGACCTGCACACCGAACCTTAGTCTGAAGCTGCCCTAGCATGTTTCGTTGACTTTAGTTACGTTTGTCATTTACGTAAGAAACTGACGCGAAGACTCTTTTCactaaaaaattttcagatAAtgagagctcatcgaagctcatctcatctctACTAAAATTGCGAATTGAGGACCTCTGGCCTTGAATACCTGAATATGACTCAAACAGCCCAGAACTTGTTAGTACATAGGGCTCGCTTTGTGGACTACAATGGTGCCAACATAACTGCCCTTTCTTTCTCGCACGGCTCGAGACTGGACAAGAGAACTCCGTCAGACCTAAGGCTGGCGCTAGGCAGGTCCAACGGAGACATTGAAATTTGGAACCCCCGTAATGGATGGTGCCAAGAACTCGTCATCCAAGGTGGCGAAGGACGTACGATAGAAGGACTTGTGTGGAGTAACATTTCTGGGGAGCCGTTGCGGTTATTTTCTATTGGTGGCTCGACTGTCGTCACTGAATGGAACTTGGAAACAGGACTACCGCTCAAAAACTATGACTGCAATGCCGGTGTGATCTGGTCAATGGCGATGAATGAATCTCAGAACAAGCTAGCTGTCGGCTGCGATAACGGATGCGTAGTGGTTATCGACATCTCCGGTGGGTCCGGCGTAATGGAACATGAAGCCGTGCTTCAGAGGCAAGACTCAAGGATACTGTCGGTTGCTTGGAGAATGGACGAGCATGTTATTGGTGGCTGTGCTGATGGAAGAATAAGAGTGTGGAGCGCACTGAAAGGAGCGGAAATGAGAGGTAGAATTTTGCAAACAATGAAGGTCGACAAATCGAAGAAGGAATCAACTTTGGTTTGGTGCGTCACCTACTTGCCCAAAATTGACCAGATTGTTTCAGGAGACTCCACAGGTTCTGTTAAGTTTTGGGATTTCCAATACTCCACTTTGGCGcagtctttcaaagttcatGATGCCGATGTTCTATGCCTAACAGCAGACGAGACGAACACCAAGGTATTTAGTGCAGGTATCGACCGCAAAATCTACAACTTCTCGTTAGCACCATCGAGCtcaaacaagaaagccgCTCGCTGGGTGGTTTCGTCCAATAGGCTGTTGCATTCGAACGATGTGAGGACTATGGCTTCATACCAATCGAAAGGTGCAGACTTTTTAGTGTCTGGCGGTGTTGAGAAGAGCTTAGTCATTAGCTCAATGGGCTCCTTTTCCGAGGGAAGCTACCGTAAGATCCCGTTTGTTGTACCATTTCACAAAAATGTTTTGGTAAATCAGCAGCAGAGACTTTGTGTGATGTGGCAACAATCTACAGTTAAAATATGGGCCATGGGCGATGAGGCTGATAGCTCCAATAACTACAAGCTTGTATGCAAGCTCTCATTAAAAGACGAGCAGAATATTTCAACGTGCGCTTTGTCTCCTGATGGCCAGGTCTTAATCGTGGGCAGGGCAACTACTACAAAGATGTTCCACCTGTTGCCAAGCAACGACAAGTTGAAGGTTACAAAGCTGGATAACGACTTTTTACTAAAGAACGGCACGAGCCATGTTAAATTTGTTGACAACTCAAGAATAGTGATAGTTTCTCCCAGAAACGACTTCCTGCTATTGAACCtagaagacgaagactcCGATGAAAAACCTGTGAAGATTGAACTGCCGGATCTGAAAGAAACTAACACTGGAATAAAGCTACCTCACATCAACTCCATCAATCATCTAGATGTCCGCGGCTCGTTTGCGGTCATATCTCGAATTTGTGGTGCTGTAGATCTGGTAAACCTAGAGAGCACTTCGGCAGTTCCGGTAGCTCGCTTAATGAACCTTATTACCGCTATCCACATTAGCACTAGAAGAACCATTGCTCTAACAACCGCAGATAACAAGGTGCTTGAGTTTCTCCTACACGAGGAAGATGGTGTCAACGTTGGCACCATTTCTCCTTGGTGCAAGAAAAATAAAGACTACCTGCCAAAGGAGTTTGAACAGCAAAAGGATAAGTGCTTAGGAATTTTCAGCGGCTCTCCTG
Encoded here:
- the YCG1 gene encoding condensin subunit YCG1 (similar to uniprot|Q06680 Saccharomyces cerevisiae YDR325W YCG1 Yeast Condensin G) is translated as MKHKQTASGAKQAALPSTMPSDTEPTFENPGESHSTNSKIFRAVADVFQNAQSTYAGHRRHIAVLKRIQAKAVEQGYEEVFNYWFDKMVTLVLPLKRTEPVGDRIVRLVGGFISSIEHELEATDDEYDRKEREEVFARFVDQFVRHMLRGIESRDKNARYRVTQLLAVIMDNIGEIDEELYNLLMWSLQKRVYDKESFVRIQSIFCLTKFQDDESVSEAVDDATSKLMHAIQNDPSAEVRRAAMLNLVNTPNTKKLIMERARDVNPINRRLVYSRVLRGMGSSVFEELNTESLDKLISWGLEDREETVRVACARLVSFDWLNLMDGDIIKLLTRLNVTTSKVCEKAMDAIFKYRNDTVTKIKLPENVWGNLTAETSFLIKAFHFHCTKNHLDDVIDSNFPEASKLSEIIQKYIDLRFVQSGLSAIDEECLDFIIQQLLSVAFNFDYSDEIGRRAMLIVIRNTLASHKLKPSQVEICLKVLEVLSINERDFITMTVEIITDIRDEDIEKQEAEEAKKMPSTNFNGTDEDEDDVESFHSAVDDLVNGNETPEGNSQLLVQEKEVSPEALLACLTMSQYMLELVNSPLNENIMITTLIDTLITPAVRNTQPEVRELGVRTLGLCCLLDVDLAAESLYLLGMCVSKGDASLKNTALKVIVDIFSIHGTKVVDGEGKVDSISLHKIFYKTLKNCELPNCQATVAEGLCKLFLGDVFMDDDLFETLVLSYFSPANSKNEALVQAFAFCLPVYCFSHVRHQRRMVRVAGDVLLRLSVLWDDIQTNEDESLPASSMLKPSVIFQELIEWTDSTKLVNKSSELDQKEDTQLDFLLSVLKVYYKLERKDLKKMILTNIGRFNFEDDNVSKWREAHDILEDILDNDDIDSATRNAVGKFTSLIKDFLATREESEQDITKNEASEDDEETSNILHTGASTHSDGNPQAAESTDIIDGNQLSDLHLPGEKTDNTEEHLSLSNRKRKRLEERGCSERPSDPERSSRMVSFVLPEDHSMSSGSSDDCKSDDEYNGE
- the UTP4 gene encoding small subunit rRNA maturation protein UTP4 (similar to uniprot|Q06679 Saccharomyces cerevisiae YDR324C UTP4 Nucleolar protein component of the small subunit (SSU) processome containing the U3 snoRNA that is involved in processing of pre-18S rRNA), producing the protein MTQTAQNLLVHRARFVDYNGANITALSFSHGSRLDKRTPSDLRLALGRSNGDIEIWNPRNGWCQELVIQGGEGRTIEGLVWSNISGEPLRLFSIGGSTVVTEWNLETGLPLKNYDCNAGVIWSMAMNESQNKLAVGCDNGCVVVIDISGGSGVMEHEAVLQRQDSRILSVAWRMDEHVIGGCADGRIRVWSALKGAEMRGRILQTMKVDKSKKESTLVWCVTYLPKIDQIVSGDSTGSVKFWDFQYSTLAQSFKVHDADVLCLTADETNTKVFSAGIDRKIYNFSLAPSSSNKKAARWVVSSNRLLHSNDVRTMASYQSKGADFLVSGGVEKSLVISSMGSFSEGSYRKIPFVVPFHKNVLVNQQQRLCVMWQQSTVKIWAMGDEADSSNNYKLVCKLSLKDEQNISTCALSPDGQVLIVGRATTTKMFHLLPSNDKLKVTKLDNDFLLKNGTSHVKFVDNSRIVIVSPRNDFLLLNLEDEDSDEKPVKIELPDLKETNTGIKLPHINSINHLDVRGSFAVISRICGAVDLVNLESTSAVPVARLMNLITAIHISTRRTIALTTADNKVLEFLLHEEDGVNVGTISPWCKKNKDYLPKEFEQQKDKCLGIFSGSPDDDSIWFWSSNYLARFDMSQDLPLNTRKRPRKHKIDENTVTDKSTFIDEGEEEDDEDEDLMDETSDLLKSDLGKEDSTNRVAKNNKPFFITDKYRSLLFADLLARDQIVVVERPSSTSSSAAAFDLPKIVF